A genomic segment from Helicoverpa armigera isolate CAAS_96S chromosome 10, ASM3070526v1, whole genome shotgun sequence encodes:
- the LOC110371851 gene encoding trypsin-7 yields MEKLTVYLFLLLAFSCKDVLCNKRREHKQQKEDGGKIVGGTETTIQEYPYQAYLLLYNGSDYFQCGGSIVNAYYVVTAAHCLEGIQTVYVRIGSTISNSGGIQYETSTFSSHPFYNPSTFDYDVGIVSINQGMQLDGTNAKAIELVRTFHDIANGTNITLTGWGATGEGEAVTSTLRVVSVPGVDRETCNNQLSGTITSRMFCAGYPEGGKDTCQGDSGGPAVVRSTGRLAGIVSFGYGCARPDSPGVYTRIGNFNIRNYIRMMTGA; encoded by the exons ATGGAGAAGTTAACAgtctacttatttttattactagcaTTTAGTTGcaaag ATGTGCTATGTAATAAAAGACGTgaacataaacaacaaaaagaaGATGGAGGAAAGATAGTTGGAGGTACAGAAACTACTATACAAGAATATCCTTATCAAGcctacttgttgctttacaatggCAGTGACTACTTCCAGTGTGGTGGATCCATCGTCAATGCGTACTATGTGGTGACTGCTGCCCATTGTCTTGAAGG aatccAAACAGTTTACGTCCGTATTGGAAGCACAATTTCTAACAGTGGGGGCATTCAGTACGAAACTTCTACGTTCAGTTCCCATCCATTTTACAACCCCAGTACGTTTGATTATGATGTTGGAATTGTCAGTATTAACCAAGGCATGCAATTAGATGGTACCAATGCCAAGGCTATCGAACTGGTTAGAACATTCCATGACATAGCCAATGGCACAAATATTACTCTCACTGGCTGGGGAGCTACTGGG GAAGGTGAAGCTGTTACAAGTACGTTAAGGGTTGTGAGTGTACCTGGTGTGGATAGAGAGACCTGCAACAACCAACTTAGTGGTACAATTACGAGTAGAATGTTCTGTGCCGGCTATCCTGAAGGTGGAAAGGATACTTGCCAG gGAGATTCCGGTGGTCCAGCGGTAGTTAGAAGTACCGGCAGGTTGGCTGGTATTGTGTCCTTCGGGTATGGGTGCGCTCGCCCAGACTCACCAGGAGTTTACACCCGCATAGGAAACTTCAATATAAGAAATTACATTCGTATGATGACAGGGGCTTAA